The window TGATTCGCCTCCACGGCAAGGAGTTCTGGCTGTACGGTGCCGTCGATCCGAAAACGAACGAAATCATTGCCCTCGAGTTGTATCCGACGACAACCAAGGTGACGACGCGGTGGTTTCTCGACCAGCTTCATCGCCGTTGTAACCTGGCTGAGGTCACGATCCTCGTCGATGACGCCACGTATCTCACCGAGGTTCTCGCCGACGACGGCTACCGATTCCGATATGAGCCAGATGGGGATCGGAACAGCATCGAACGTGTCTTCAGAGAGATAGAACGCAGAACTTCTTCGTTCTCGAATAGTTTCAGCCATGTCGAGCTAGAGACAGCTCAATCGTGGCTCGAAGCCTTCGCCGTCTACCACAATTCACGACAAAGTTAACACGACCGGAGAGTCCGTGCCGGTCCATCCTGCCGACGAGTTGTCTCGTCGCTCGTCAGCGCTCATCTCTCAATATTCTACGAGCGGTCGTAACATATATTGACACCAGTGGACAAGGAATCGTAGAGATGCCCGACTGGAAGGATGACCGCTCGCCCCGCGAGCGAGTCCGGCAGATCGCCGAAACGGTCACCGATCCGGTCTCGACGAACTGGGTCGCTGAGCAGGCTGCTGTCGGCTGGCAGACCGCCAAAGACGAACTGGAGCAACTCGCAGATCGGGGCGACCTCCGGCGGGTCCAGCAGGGTGACAACGTCAGATACGTCCCGGACTTCACTCGCCTGTATACGGAGCGGATTCGGGAACTCGTGCTCTCGTTCTCCCGTGAGGAGCTTCGCGAGGAAATCGTCCAGGCGAAAGAGGATATCCAGAGTATCCAGTCCGAGTACGCAGTCGAGTCGCGAGACGAACTCGAGGCGTCGTTGAGCGCCCCGGACGTGTCCGCAGCTGAGGCCAGGGAGCGACAGCAATCGCTCCGTCGATGGGAAGAGGTAGCCGACGAAATCCAGCTTCTGGAACACGCCCTCAGCCTCTACGATGACCTCCACGATGTCGATCCGTACGCTGAAGAGGACGTCGACGAGGGAGCCTCCGAGACGAGGGTTGCGTAGGAACCATGGCACCGTTCGGGTTCATCTTCCTCGCGAACAGGGGGAACCTCACGAAGGCGAAGCTCTACGAGGCGATTCGTCGACGGCTCGGTAAGGAGCCCGGCTGTTACGGGGTTCGGGTGCGTCCGTCTCGGGCTCGTCCGAGAACCATCGAAGCTCGTGTGGAGACAGCGGAATTCCTGGGGCGAGCGTATGCCGTCGACGATGCGACCTTGACGGTGCGATTCTCTTACCCTCGGGCCGTGGGGTACGAGTACTACGTCATCGAATGGAGTGAGGCTGCACGTGATTTCGGAATCGGCTGGCATCAGGACGAGGACCATCCCGACCTCGGAGAGTGTCACTTCCAGATTGACCACGTCGGGGCGACGATCGACCGACGGTCAGCGACGTTCGTCGACGAACATCCTCTGGAGGTTCT of the Haloglomus salinum genome contains:
- a CDS encoding DUF7342 family protein; this encodes MPDWKDDRSPRERVRQIAETVTDPVSTNWVAEQAAVGWQTAKDELEQLADRGDLRRVQQGDNVRYVPDFTRLYTERIRELVLSFSREELREEIVQAKEDIQSIQSEYAVESRDELEASLSAPDVSAAEARERQQSLRRWEEVADEIQLLEHALSLYDDLHDVDPYAEEDVDEGASETRVA
- a CDS encoding IS6 family transposase; the encoded protein is MPKSNRLSNAIDWIDLSFVERDWTPRWAIEVGIRCHLSGMSLRDTSQFLGELGVQRSHVAIHNWVHKAELQPISTPSADQLAVDEKMIRLHGKEFWLYGAVDPKTNEIIALELYPTTTKVTTRWFLDQLHRRCNLAEVTILVDDATYLTEVLADDGYRFRYEPDGDRNSIERVFREIERRTSSFSNSFSHVELETAQSWLEAFAVYHNSRQS